From Solidesulfovibrio sp., a single genomic window includes:
- a CDS encoding ABC transporter substrate-binding protein: protein MSRRYRLAVVLVALLALAGLGRPRPALARQHGPELRLGLVATFSGEGFRAGRDALEAARFAVETAQAAGLPAIGGKPCRVTLFPADDKDSPAQAAQAVRDLVTHKKVAAVIGPYGSGLANAAALAAEAAGVPLIAPSATAAVVTAGRPHIFRIAFTDAFQGLVLGRLARQELGLSRVTVIANGDSLSSASLSKAFIEAFAACGGQARLFTYADRDRDFGDLLEKALAAGPQALFLPNDTQESVLLALAARKRGFTGTLLGGDAWDGRAVSRLAAFDGAYFVDHWRESAPGERSRAYVAAFRQARKRPPTEIGALTQDAVDVVLAAVSRAGATAPQALTEALMALPPHDGVTGTFDFVDDGNPVKSLSIARVADGGTNLETRVLPPPEPCAPAKPQ from the coding sequence ATGTCTCGCCGGTACCGCCTCGCCGTCGTCCTGGTCGCGCTGTTGGCCCTGGCCGGGCTCGGGCGGCCGCGGCCGGCCCTGGCCCGGCAACACGGCCCGGAACTACGCCTGGGCCTTGTCGCCACCTTCAGCGGCGAGGGCTTCCGGGCCGGCCGCGACGCCCTGGAGGCGGCCCGCTTCGCCGTGGAGACCGCCCAGGCCGCCGGCCTTCCGGCCATCGGCGGCAAGCCCTGCCGGGTGACGCTTTTTCCCGCCGACGACAAGGATTCGCCCGCGCAGGCCGCCCAGGCCGTGCGCGACCTCGTGACGCACAAAAAAGTCGCCGCCGTCATCGGCCCCTATGGCAGCGGCCTGGCCAATGCCGCCGCCCTGGCCGCCGAGGCGGCCGGCGTGCCGCTCATTGCCCCGTCGGCCACGGCGGCCGTGGTCACGGCCGGGCGGCCCCACATCTTCCGCATCGCCTTCACCGACGCCTTCCAGGGGCTGGTCCTCGGGCGCCTGGCCCGCCAGGAGCTCGGCCTCTCCCGCGTCACCGTCATCGCCAACGGCGACAGCCTGTCCAGCGCCTCCCTGTCGAAAGCCTTCATCGAGGCGTTTGCGGCCTGCGGCGGCCAGGCCAGGCTTTTCACCTACGCCGACCGGGACCGCGATTTCGGGGACCTCCTGGAAAAAGCCCTGGCCGCCGGGCCGCAAGCCCTGTTCCTGCCCAACGACACCCAGGAATCGGTGCTGCTGGCCCTGGCCGCGCGCAAGCGGGGCTTCACCGGGACGCTGCTGGGCGGCGACGCCTGGGACGGCCGCGCGGTGTCGCGCCTGGCCGCCTTCGACGGCGCCTATTTCGTGGACCACTGGCGCGAGAGCGCGCCCGGGGAGCGCTCCCGGGCCTACGTCGCGGCCTTTCGCCAGGCCCGCAAGCGCCCACCCACGGAAATCGGGGCGCTGACCCAGGACGCCGTGGACGTGGTCCTGGCCGCCGTCTCCCGGGCCGGCGCCACCGCGCCCCAGGCCCTGACCGAGGCACTCATGGCCCTGCCGCCCCACGACGGCGTCACCGGCACCTTCGATTTCGTCGACGACGGCAACCCGGTCAAATCCCTTTCCATCGCCCGGGTGGCCGACGGCGGCACCAACCTCGAAACCCGCGTCCTGCCGCCGCCCGAGCCCTGCGCGCCGGCCAAGCCGCAATAG
- a CDS encoding tetraacyldisaccharide 4'-kinase, whose protein sequence is MPGAKRRRPEGRNRPSAFFSGRLGPKALAGRLLLALMGPVSRAYALWGRLKIRLYGLGLCRTCRPRAVVVGVGGMSPESRGRVLLTSWLLGWARAQRVEAAVVAPLGEGRPPLLPHQVSPGGDPDDSGIEAALLASYAPDVRCLVDADPIRATLAAMREFSPHLLVLQDALGDPRLGRDADLAILTAEDLGRGWDRVFPAGAWRRDASALAGAAAYCVFAGQAHLQATLEAAGKRLGHFGKPIFSLSFDIWRWRGQGGTVTARELADSPYVAVLGESDRDLLPDMLRHHIGVAPRMAFYVHDRHRFTRQDFESLRADAARLKARNILTSPRFELKLRQGGDALAGQAVWTYDPEVVFGPSLHTDVPFLTWWESVFLAAARGRLKP, encoded by the coding sequence GTGCCCGGCGCCAAGAGAAGACGACCGGAGGGGCGAAACCGCCCCTCCGCTTTTTTTTCGGGCCGCCTGGGACCCAAGGCCCTTGCCGGCCGGCTGCTGCTGGCGCTCATGGGGCCGGTTTCCCGGGCCTACGCCCTGTGGGGCCGGCTGAAAATCCGGCTGTACGGCCTGGGCCTGTGCCGGACCTGCCGGCCCCGGGCCGTGGTCGTGGGCGTGGGCGGCATGTCTCCGGAAAGCCGGGGCCGGGTGCTGCTGACCTCCTGGCTTCTGGGCTGGGCCAGGGCGCAGCGGGTGGAGGCGGCGGTGGTCGCGCCGCTTGGCGAGGGCCGTCCGCCCCTTTTGCCCCACCAGGTCTCGCCCGGCGGCGACCCCGACGATTCCGGCATCGAGGCGGCGTTGCTGGCCAGCTACGCCCCGGACGTGCGCTGCCTGGTGGACGCCGACCCCATCCGGGCGACGCTGGCCGCCATGCGCGAATTTTCCCCCCACCTGCTGGTGCTCCAGGACGCCCTGGGCGACCCGCGCCTGGGACGCGACGCGGACCTGGCCATTCTCACCGCCGAGGACCTGGGCCGCGGCTGGGACCGCGTCTTTCCGGCCGGCGCCTGGCGGCGCGACGCCTCGGCCCTGGCCGGCGCCGCCGCCTACTGCGTCTTCGCCGGCCAGGCCCATTTGCAGGCCACGCTGGAGGCGGCCGGCAAGCGCCTGGGACACTTCGGCAAGCCGATTTTCAGCCTGAGCTTCGACATCTGGCGCTGGCGGGGACAGGGCGGCACCGTCACCGCCCGGGAGCTGGCCGATTCCCCCTACGTGGCCGTCCTGGGCGAATCCGACCGCGACCTGCTGCCCGACATGCTGCGCCACCACATCGGCGTCGCGCCCCGGATGGCCTTCTACGTCCACGACCGCCACCGCTTCACCCGCCAGGACTTCGAGTCGCTGCGCGCCGATGCCGCGCGCCTCAAGGCCCGCAACATCCTGACCTCGCCGCGCTTCGAGCTCAAGCTGCGCCAGGGCGGCGACGCCCTTGCCGGCCAGGCCGTGTGGACCTATGATCCGGAAGTGGTTTTCGGCCCCTCGCTGCATACGGACGTCCCGTTTCTGACCTGGTGGGAGTCCGTCTTTCTCGCCGCCGCCCGGGGCCGCCTCAAGCCGTAG
- a CDS encoding Bax inhibitor-1/YccA family protein, whose protein sequence is MSYPYRSMQTTQSRVEVVNAFMRGVYGWMCLGLLLTAGASAFTVSSPALMQAVFGNQILFFGLIIVEFGLVLGISAAINRLSAGAATGLFLLYSALNGVTLAAIFAVYAKAVIINAFLVTGGMFGAMSLYGLLTRRDLTSLGSFLFMGLIGVIIASIVNIFTKSAMMDFIISCVGVLVFLGLTAYDTQKLKVMGEMAPADDATAVRRGTILGALTLYLDFINLFLMMLRLFGGSSRD, encoded by the coding sequence ATGAGCTATCCGTATCGCTCGATGCAGACGACGCAGTCCCGCGTCGAGGTTGTAAACGCCTTTATGCGCGGCGTCTACGGCTGGATGTGCCTGGGCCTTTTGCTGACCGCCGGCGCCTCGGCCTTCACGGTGTCGAGCCCGGCCCTGATGCAGGCCGTCTTCGGCAACCAGATTCTCTTTTTCGGCCTGATCATCGTGGAATTCGGCCTGGTGCTCGGCATCTCGGCCGCCATCAACCGCCTGTCCGCCGGCGCGGCCACGGGGCTTTTCCTGCTCTACAGCGCGCTCAACGGCGTGACCCTGGCCGCGATCTTCGCGGTCTACGCCAAGGCCGTGATCATCAACGCCTTCCTGGTCACGGGCGGCATGTTCGGCGCCATGAGCCTGTACGGCCTGCTCACCCGCCGCGACCTGACTTCGCTCGGCAGCTTCCTGTTCATGGGGCTGATCGGCGTCATCATCGCCTCCATCGTCAACATCTTCACCAAGTCCGCGATGATGGACTTCATCATCTCCTGCGTGGGCGTGCTGGTGTTCCTGGGGCTGACCGCCTACGACACCCAGAAGCTCAAGGTCATGGGCGAGATGGCCCCGGCCGACGACGCCACGGCCGTGCGCCGGGGAACCATCCTCGGGGCGCTGACCCTCTACCTCGACTTCATCAACCTGTTCCTGATGATGCTGCGCCTGTTCGGCGGCTCCAGCCGGGACTAG
- a CDS encoding ABC transporter ATP-binding protein produces MSPRQAGPGPLLSVAGLTTVFEPPSGRLTAVDGVDLDVFRGQILAVVGESGCGKTMLSLSVLGLVPPPGRVVSGRAVFAGRDLLALSEGERRAVRGARASMIFQEPMTSLNPVLPIGEQVAEPVRVHRRASKREALGAAAAMLAKVGLPDPARVLSRYPHELSGGQRQRAMIAMALILSPQLLIADEPTTALDVTVQRQILDLVSGLSRDTGTAVVLVTHNLGVVAQVANAVAVMYAGRLVEDAPVEAFFEGPAHPYGQGLLASLPRLADRGRRLSAIPGMVPSLSRLPSGCHFHPRCPRAFGPCAGEVPPFFPLPDGRRVRCWLYA; encoded by the coding sequence ATGTCACCCCGGCAAGCGGGGCCTGGGCCGCTTTTGTCCGTGGCGGGACTGACCACGGTCTTCGAGCCGCCCTCCGGTCGGCTGACGGCCGTGGACGGCGTGGACCTGGACGTTTTTCGCGGCCAGATACTGGCCGTGGTCGGCGAATCGGGCTGCGGCAAGACCATGCTGTCGCTGTCCGTGCTGGGGCTGGTGCCGCCGCCGGGGCGGGTGGTCTCGGGCCGGGCGGTTTTTGCCGGCCGCGACCTGCTGGCCTTGTCCGAGGGCGAGCGCCGGGCCGTGCGCGGGGCCAGGGCCTCCATGATCTTCCAGGAACCCATGACCTCGCTCAATCCCGTGCTGCCCATCGGCGAGCAGGTGGCCGAGCCGGTGCGGGTCCACCGCCGGGCCTCGAAACGGGAGGCGCTCGGGGCGGCCGCGGCCATGCTGGCCAAGGTCGGCCTGCCCGACCCGGCCCGCGTCCTGTCGCGCTATCCCCACGAGCTCTCGGGCGGCCAGCGGCAACGGGCCATGATCGCCATGGCCCTGATCCTTTCGCCGCAACTGCTCATCGCCGACGAGCCCACCACGGCCCTGGACGTGACCGTGCAGCGCCAGATCCTCGACCTCGTGTCCGGGCTTTCCCGCGACACCGGCACGGCCGTGGTGCTCGTCACCCACAACCTCGGCGTGGTGGCCCAGGTGGCCAACGCCGTGGCTGTCATGTACGCCGGGCGGCTCGTGGAAGACGCGCCCGTGGAGGCCTTTTTCGAGGGGCCGGCCCATCCCTACGGCCAGGGGCTGCTGGCCTCGCTGCCGCGCCTGGCCGACCGGGGCCGGCGCCTGTCCGCCATCCCCGGCATGGTGCCGAGCCTGTCCCGGCTGCCCTCGGGCTGCCATTTCCATCCCCGCTGTCCCCGGGCCTTCGGACCGTGCGCCGGGGAGGTCCCGCCCTTTTTCCCCCTGCCCGACGGGCGGCGCGTGAGGTGCTGGCTGTATGCCTGA
- a CDS encoding oligopeptide/dipeptide ABC transporter ATP-binding protein, whose product MPDNAPDASLLELSGVTRRYRLRQGFFAGARREVAAVAGVDLVVAPGETVGLVGESGCGKSTLARLAVGLEPPTSGTVRLGGRDPWSGVAGARQTLPRLVQMIFQDPFASLNPRLPVGWTVAEGLRAVGQGSAGQRRERVLELLSLVGLAPEHAKRFPHQFSGGQRQRIAVARALALSPRLLVCDEPVSALDVSVQAQVINLLADLRERLGLAYLFISHDLAVVGHISDRTAVMYLGRIVETAPTRALYDGPVHPYTRALLAAAPVADPRRRQPAALAGEAPDPAAPPPGCPFHPRCARAVAACREAVPPLTEVAPGHFARCARPS is encoded by the coding sequence ATGCCTGACAATGCCCCGGATGCCTCCCTGCTCGAACTGTCGGGCGTGACCCGGCGCTACCGCCTGCGCCAGGGGTTTTTCGCGGGAGCCCGGCGCGAGGTGGCGGCCGTGGCCGGCGTGGACCTGGTCGTCGCCCCGGGCGAGACCGTGGGGCTGGTGGGCGAATCGGGCTGCGGCAAGTCGACCCTGGCCCGCCTGGCCGTGGGGTTGGAGCCGCCCACGTCCGGGACGGTGCGCCTGGGCGGCCGCGACCCCTGGTCCGGGGTGGCCGGCGCGCGCCAGACCCTGCCGCGCCTCGTCCAGATGATCTTCCAGGACCCGTTCGCCTCGCTCAACCCCCGGCTGCCCGTGGGCTGGACCGTGGCCGAGGGGCTGCGGGCCGTGGGCCAGGGTTCGGCCGGGCAGCGCCGGGAGCGCGTGCTGGAGCTGCTGTCACTGGTGGGGCTTGCGCCCGAGCACGCCAAGCGCTTCCCGCACCAGTTTTCCGGCGGCCAGCGCCAGCGTATCGCCGTGGCCCGGGCGTTGGCCCTGTCGCCGCGGCTTCTTGTGTGCGACGAGCCGGTCTCGGCCCTGGACGTCTCGGTCCAGGCGCAAGTCATCAACCTCCTGGCCGACCTCCGGGAGCGGCTGGGCCTGGCCTACCTGTTCATTTCCCACGACCTGGCCGTGGTCGGCCACATCAGCGACCGCACGGCGGTGATGTACCTGGGCCGCATCGTGGAGACGGCGCCGACCCGGGCGCTTTACGACGGGCCGGTCCATCCGTATACCAGGGCGCTTCTGGCCGCCGCCCCGGTGGCCGATCCCCGCCGCCGCCAGCCGGCCGCCCTGGCCGGCGAGGCGCCGGACCCGGCCGCGCCGCCGCCGGGCTGTCCGTTTCATCCCCGTTGCGCCAGGGCCGTGGCGGCCTGCCGGGAGGCGGTGCCTCCCCTGACCGAGGTCGCGCCGGGACATTTCGCGCGCTGTGCGCGTCCGTCATAA
- a CDS encoding MucR family transcriptional regulator, producing MDSYLALALDIVKAQAKVRNMTEEEITSMVGKLAGSIRGIDGDAPGAQSGNGVRDPKKAVKERTITCLESGKPYKILTKRHLAKFGLTPEEYREKWGYPKGMPLVCKALQRERRKKMRGMRLWERRAHE from the coding sequence ATGGATTCGTATCTTGCGCTCGCCCTGGACATCGTCAAGGCCCAGGCCAAGGTCCGCAACATGACGGAGGAAGAGATCACGTCCATGGTCGGCAAACTGGCCGGCAGCATTCGCGGCATCGACGGCGACGCCCCCGGCGCCCAGTCCGGCAACGGCGTTCGCGATCCCAAAAAGGCCGTCAAGGAACGCACCATCACCTGCCTTGAGTCGGGAAAGCCCTACAAGATCCTGACCAAGCGCCATCTGGCCAAATTCGGATTGACGCCCGAGGAATACCGCGAGAAATGGGGCTATCCCAAGGGCATGCCGCTGGTGTGCAAGGCGCTGCAACGGGAACGCCGCAAGAAGATGCGCGGCATGCGGCTGTGGGAGCGCCGAGCCCACGAGTAG
- a CDS encoding FmdB family zinc ribbon protein: MPIYEYQCDKCGKISEVLQKSFDVDEAPCEACGATARRIMSNTSFVLKGTGWYVTDYKANGGCSASGGNGSGKSESDKPAAAADSSSSPAPSCDKAPSAGCGGCAKAAAPAASSSATTAS, encoded by the coding sequence ATGCCCATCTACGAATACCAGTGCGACAAATGCGGTAAAATTTCCGAGGTCCTGCAGAAAAGCTTCGACGTGGACGAGGCGCCCTGCGAGGCTTGCGGCGCCACGGCCAGGCGCATCATGTCCAACACCTCCTTCGTGCTCAAGGGCACGGGCTGGTACGTGACGGACTACAAGGCCAACGGCGGCTGCAGCGCCTCGGGCGGCAACGGCAGCGGCAAGAGCGAGTCCGACAAGCCCGCCGCCGCGGCCGATTCCAGTTCTTCCCCGGCCCCGTCCTGCGACAAGGCGCCCTCGGCCGGTTGCGGCGGCTGCGCCAAGGCCGCCGCCCCGGCCGCCAGCTCCAGCGCCACGACCGCTTCCTAG
- a CDS encoding cobyric acid synthase — protein sequence MTPSPFPHGGNVRALAQAAGRDPGDICDASASLNPLGPPPWLRQAVSAGVSDLVHYPDPDCAALLEAAATRYAAPTSHFTAGNGTSQLLFALPRATGLARAVIPTPCYADYATACHKAGMDIRRLAAVEFDDFAVRLDHVDAALRTPSLVILGSPGNPTGAVVPAEAVAELAERHPRSLFLVDEAFADFVPGFASLAGAWRPHNVAVLLSLTKSFAIPGLRLGLLAASPDLAGWVRANLPPWSVSSLAQAVGERALGDADFLARTRAALPPLREGLAQGLSGLGLTVFPGAANFLLARLPAGAPGSTELTRRLLAEHGVALRDCSNFHGLTERYVRVAVRPEAENGRILDALAAVLGRADRPGRPPRRGTPALMLQATASNAGKSVLCAGLCRALARRGLRVAPFKSQNMSLNSGVTADGLEMGRAQITQAAACNLAPDVRMNPVLLKPTSDAGSQVIVMGRPVGVMKVGEYILYKPHAFAAAKAAYDSLAAEADVMVLEGAGSPAEVNLQAHDMVNMAMAAHAEALVLLAADIDRGGAYAALWGTMECLAEADRARVAGYVLNRFRGDAGLLAPANAYLRAATGRDVLGVVPYLPDLGLPDEDSVSFKDGQAVPDRAAAGAPALDIAVIDLPRASNLTDVDALCAEPDARVRRVRNAAALGRPDAVIVPGSKNTLADLAWLKETGLARAITALALEGKTEIVGICAGLQMLGRTVADPLGLESGRGEEAGLGLLGLTTELVAQKTLTSTRAVHLPTGEGLRGYEIHHGRSLPDDGLAVAVTRADGAAIGFSRAGEPVWGAYLHGLFDADAFRRRFLDGLRRRRGLPAIERIAPYDLEPALDRLADVLEDCLPLTALLRRLGLSF from the coding sequence GTGACGCCGTCCCCCTTCCCCCACGGCGGCAATGTCCGCGCCCTGGCGCAGGCCGCCGGACGCGACCCCGGCGACATCTGCGACGCCTCGGCCAGCCTCAACCCCCTGGGGCCGCCGCCCTGGCTGCGCCAGGCCGTGAGCGCCGGCGTGAGCGACCTCGTCCACTACCCGGACCCGGACTGCGCGGCGCTCCTCGAAGCGGCCGCCACGCGCTACGCGGCGCCGACCTCGCATTTCACCGCCGGCAACGGCACGAGCCAGCTGCTGTTCGCCCTGCCCCGGGCCACCGGCCTGGCCCGGGCCGTCATCCCCACGCCCTGCTACGCCGACTACGCCACGGCCTGCCACAAGGCCGGCATGGACATCCGGCGCCTCGCCGCCGTGGAATTCGACGACTTCGCCGTGCGCCTGGACCATGTGGACGCCGCCCTGCGCACGCCGTCCCTGGTCATCCTCGGCAGCCCCGGCAACCCCACCGGCGCCGTCGTGCCGGCCGAGGCCGTGGCCGAACTGGCCGAGCGCCATCCGCGAAGCCTGTTCCTGGTGGACGAGGCCTTTGCCGATTTCGTGCCGGGGTTTGCCTCCCTGGCCGGGGCCTGGCGCCCCCACAACGTGGCCGTGCTGCTTTCGCTGACCAAATCCTTCGCCATCCCCGGCCTTCGCCTGGGGCTTCTGGCGGCGAGCCCGGACCTGGCCGGCTGGGTGCGGGCCAACCTGCCGCCCTGGTCCGTGAGCTCCCTGGCCCAGGCCGTTGGCGAGCGGGCCCTGGGCGACGCCGATTTCCTCGCGCGCACCCGGGCCGCCCTGCCGCCCCTGCGCGAGGGGCTGGCCCAGGGGCTGTCCGGCCTGGGGCTCACCGTCTTCCCGGGCGCGGCCAATTTCCTGCTGGCCAGGCTCCCCGCCGGCGCGCCGGGTTCCACGGAGCTGACCCGGCGGCTTTTGGCCGAACACGGCGTGGCCCTGCGCGACTGTTCCAACTTCCACGGCCTCACCGAACGCTACGTCCGGGTGGCCGTGCGCCCCGAGGCGGAAAACGGGCGCATCCTGGACGCCCTGGCCGCCGTCCTCGGCCGCGCCGACCGGCCGGGCCGCCCGCCCAGGCGCGGGACGCCGGCGCTGATGCTCCAGGCCACGGCCTCCAATGCCGGCAAGTCGGTGCTGTGCGCCGGGCTGTGCCGGGCGCTTGCCCGCCGGGGCCTGCGCGTGGCCCCGTTCAAGTCCCAGAACATGTCGCTCAATTCCGGGGTCACGGCCGACGGGCTGGAGATGGGCCGGGCGCAGATCACCCAGGCCGCCGCCTGCAACCTCGCCCCGGACGTGCGCATGAACCCGGTGCTGCTCAAACCCACCTCGGATGCCGGCTCGCAGGTCATCGTCATGGGCCGGCCCGTGGGCGTCATGAAGGTCGGCGAATACATCCTTTATAAGCCCCACGCCTTCGCCGCGGCCAAGGCGGCCTACGACAGCCTGGCCGCCGAGGCCGACGTCATGGTCCTGGAAGGGGCCGGCAGCCCGGCCGAGGTCAATTTGCAGGCCCACGACATGGTCAACATGGCCATGGCCGCCCACGCCGAAGCGTTGGTGCTGCTGGCCGCCGACATCGACCGGGGCGGGGCCTACGCCGCCCTGTGGGGCACCATGGAGTGCCTGGCCGAGGCCGACCGGGCCCGGGTGGCCGGCTACGTCCTCAACCGCTTCCGGGGCGACGCCGGCCTGCTCGCGCCGGCCAACGCCTACCTCCGGGCGGCCACGGGCCGCGACGTCCTGGGGGTCGTGCCCTACCTGCCCGACCTGGGCCTGCCTGACGAGGATTCCGTGAGCTTCAAGGACGGCCAGGCCGTGCCGGACCGGGCCGCGGCCGGGGCGCCGGCCCTCGACATCGCCGTCATCGACCTGCCGCGCGCCTCGAACCTGACGGACGTCGACGCCCTTTGCGCCGAGCCCGACGCGCGGGTCAGGCGGGTCCGCAACGCCGCGGCGCTCGGCCGACCGGACGCCGTCATCGTGCCGGGCAGCAAGAACACCCTGGCCGACCTGGCTTGGCTTAAGGAGACGGGGCTGGCCCGGGCCATAACGGCCCTGGCCCTGGAGGGGAAGACGGAGATCGTCGGCATTTGCGCCGGCTTGCAGATGCTCGGCCGCACGGTCGCCGATCCGCTGGGGCTGGAGTCCGGGCGCGGCGAGGAGGCGGGGCTCGGGCTGTTGGGCCTGACCACGGAACTGGTGGCCCAAAAAACCCTCACCAGCACCCGTGCCGTGCACCTGCCCACGGGCGAGGGGCTTCGCGGCTACGAAATCCACCACGGCCGCAGCCTGCCCGACGACGGCCTGGCCGTGGCCGTGACGCGCGCCGACGGCGCGGCCATCGGTTTTTCCCGGGCCGGGGAGCCGGTGTGGGGCGCCTATCTCCACGGGCTGTTCGACGCCGACGCCTTCCGCCGACGCTTTCTGGACGGTCTGCGCCGCCGCCGGGGCCTGCCGGCCATCGAGCGGATCGCGCCCTACGACCTGGAGCCGGCCCTGGACCGGCTGGCCGACGTGCTGGAAGACTGCCTGCCCCTGACGGCGCTGCTACGCCGCCTGGGACTCTCTTTTTGA
- a CDS encoding histidine kinase: protein MRHAASFLLIAILSCSAMAASGRPDAPAPLALAVIAEAAGRLDDQLAGVARSAKALGAAYAGLYRDAATPDPGERAKYLQSYAVKDGTVAFRDAAGPCGGAPQSQSPCQALLYYDGENFTDETFRVLAAMSRLAPAMAAAHDAMPYSWVYLTTPGQNFCIYPSLPLDEAVANYQPTDKGFYTAADFSAKDCGWESPYLDLAGAGMMVTVSCPVYDGDTLLGVSSRDVTLAQLSRNVLADLAAIPGAKAVLMNRRGKAIAASDPRIADFLVAENTKAGDAVVHFRDDRGLAALGQEKYLDSPDANVNDAAEMVLERAESGDKGPIAFTRGKETVLAARLPSTGWYLMLTLPQKAAR from the coding sequence ATGCGCCATGCCGCATCGTTTCTCCTGATCGCGATCCTTTCCTGCTCGGCCATGGCCGCCTCCGGCCGGCCCGACGCCCCGGCCCCCCTGGCCCTGGCCGTCATCGCCGAAGCGGCCGGCCGCCTGGACGACCAACTGGCCGGCGTGGCCCGATCGGCCAAGGCCCTGGGCGCGGCCTACGCCGGCCTCTACCGCGACGCCGCCACGCCCGATCCCGGCGAACGCGCGAAATACCTGCAAAGCTACGCCGTGAAAGACGGCACCGTGGCCTTCCGCGACGCCGCCGGACCCTGCGGCGGCGCCCCCCAAAGCCAGTCGCCCTGCCAGGCCCTGCTTTATTACGACGGCGAGAACTTCACCGACGAGACCTTCCGCGTGCTCGCGGCCATGTCGCGCCTGGCCCCGGCCATGGCCGCCGCCCACGACGCCATGCCCTATTCCTGGGTCTACCTGACCACCCCGGGCCAGAACTTCTGCATCTACCCCTCCCTGCCCCTGGACGAGGCCGTGGCCAACTACCAGCCCACGGACAAGGGCTTCTACACCGCCGCCGATTTCAGCGCCAAGGACTGCGGCTGGGAGTCGCCCTACCTCGACCTGGCCGGGGCGGGCATGATGGTCACGGTCTCCTGCCCGGTCTACGACGGCGACACGCTGCTCGGCGTTTCCTCGCGCGACGTGACCCTGGCCCAGTTGTCCCGAAACGTGCTGGCCGACCTGGCCGCCATCCCCGGCGCCAAGGCCGTGCTCATGAACCGGCGCGGCAAGGCCATCGCCGCCAGCGACCCGCGGATCGCGGACTTCCTCGTCGCCGAAAACACCAAGGCCGGCGACGCCGTGGTCCATTTCCGCGACGACCGGGGCCTGGCCGCCCTGGGCCAGGAGAAATACCTGGACAGCCCCGACGCCAACGTCAACGACGCCGCCGAGATGGTCCTGGAGCGGGCCGAGTCCGGAGACAAGGGCCCCATCGCCTTCACCCGGGGCAAGGAAACGGTGCTGGCCGCCCGGCTGCCGTCCACGGGCTGGTATCTGATGCTGACCCTGCCGCAAAAGGCGGCCCGGTGA
- a CDS encoding DUF202 domain-containing protein, protein MAETTPKAPDHAPYDLNNPQVLLAWQRNHLANERTFLAWCRTGLALFGFSFVIERFDFFIRQIQNVPMFEGMAQKHLHTEEITLSTFAVGVLVMVVATWRFWYIRRCINTGAKTFSTAPDILFTAAVVAIILGLFSVFWHLIVQ, encoded by the coding sequence ATGGCCGAGACCACGCCCAAGGCCCCGGATCACGCCCCTTACGACCTGAACAATCCGCAGGTCCTTCTCGCCTGGCAGCGCAACCACCTGGCCAACGAGCGCACCTTCCTGGCCTGGTGCCGCACGGGCCTGGCCCTTTTCGGCTTCAGCTTCGTCATCGAACGCTTCGACTTCTTCATCCGCCAGATCCAGAACGTGCCCATGTTCGAAGGCATGGCCCAAAAACACCTGCACACCGAGGAAATCACCCTGTCCACCTTCGCCGTGGGCGTGCTGGTCATGGTTGTGGCCACCTGGCGCTTCTGGTACATCCGCCGCTGCATCAACACCGGCGCGAAAACCTTTTCCACCGCCCCGGACATCCTCTTCACGGCCGCGGTGGTGGCCATCATCCTCGGCCTTTTCAGCGTGTTCTGGCATCTGATCGTGCAATGA